A genomic window from Sparus aurata chromosome 14, fSpaAur1.1, whole genome shotgun sequence includes:
- the rad51ap1 gene encoding RAD51-associated protein 1, with protein MDRAPRKTKVVNYCEAKDFDDDDEDFASAKPPPSKKPREDVNREHRKTSSKSSSQDSNSQSTEKSRRPLDERLHERDLEAAIILSMLDNTDQDQSPTSTGEVNVQVPLDENTDPTSLRRSNCSVDGDILGLDEITSEKESLSKQRKAAAKATEEQKKQLTDEDEDYEPKLTPDSGSDEDFSEPADSEDEEFTVKKVSKTKKKEKVTKKEKTKPPPASKKEKTASKPSKSKTQTTASTPVRSPPTAKFAPKKTSSSSTVSTSKPASSLSPAGGRIPKWNPPGQVGKSPSSAGSAVKSPGQGLRLGLSRRVRVKPLHPSVATH; from the exons ATGGACCGAGCGCCAAG GAAGACAAAGGTTGTGAACTACTGCGAAGCCAAGGACTTTGATGATGACG ATGAGGATTTTGCCAGTGCGAAGCCTCCACCCAGCAAAAAGCCCAGAGAGGATGTGAACCGGGAGCACAGGAAAACATCGAGCAAGTCCTCCAGTCAAGACTCCAACTCACAATCCACTGAGAAGAGCAG ACGTCCACTGGATGAGAGGCTACATGAAAGAGATCTTGAAGCAGCAATTATACTATCCATGCTTGATAATACAGATCAGGACCAGTCTCCCACCAGTACAG GAGAAGTGAATGTTCAAGTTCCTCTAGATGAAAACACGGATCCGACTTCTTTGCGCCGATCCAACTGCAGCGTGGATGGTGATATTTTGG gCTTAGATGAAATCACATCAGAAAAAGAGTCACTTTCCAAACAGAGAAAGGCTGCCGCTAAAGCCACTGAGGAGCAGAAGAAACAGCTTACAGACGAAGATGAAGACTATGAGCCCAAACTGACCCCAG ATTCAGGAAGCGATGAAGATTTCAGTGAACCAGCTGATAGCGAAGATGAGGAATTCACAGTTAAGAAAGTcagcaaaacaaagaagaaggagaaagtaACCAAGAAAGAGAAAACCAAACCGCCCCCTgcttcaaaaaaagaaaaaacggcATCAAAACCTTCAAAGTCCAAAACGCAGACAACAG CTTCCACACCAGTGAGAAGTCCTCCAACAGCTAAATTTGCCCCCAAGAAAACTTCGTCATCCTCCACAGTCTCCACATCGAAACCTGCATCCTCTCTGAGCCCAGCAGGTGGCAGGATACCCAAGTGGAACCCACCAG GTCAAGTTGGTAAGAGTCCCTCTTCAGCTGGTTCAGCAGTGAAGTCTCCAGGTCAGGGTCTGCGTCTGGGACTGTCCCGCAGAGTTCGAGTCAAACCTCTTCACCCCAGCGTCGCGACTCACTGA